In Pseudomonas nunensis, a single window of DNA contains:
- a CDS encoding UDP-N-acetylmuramoyl-L-alanyl-D-glutamate--2,6-diaminopimelate ligase, protein MSLSLNKIFAHAGRDLLIRELTLDSRNVRAGDLFLAVPGGRFDGRAHIADALQRGAAAVAYEVDGATVLPITDVPLIPVKGLAAQLSDIAGRFYGDPSRHLNLVGVTGTNGKTSVTQLVAQALDLLGQHCGIVGTLGTGFYGSLESGLHTTPNPIAVQATLADLKKAGAKAVAMEVSSHGLDQGRVTALAFDVAVMTNLSRDHLDYHGTMQAYGEAKAKLFAWNDLKCRVINLDDEFGRELAADKRESRLITYSLENSSAYLYCREAQFDDEGVRATLVTPQGEHHLRSTLLGRFNLSNVLAAVGALLGLDYALDEILKVLPKLEGPAGRMQRLGGGTQPLVVVDYAHTPDALEKVLLALRPHAKGRLLCLFGCGGDRDRGKRPLMAEVVERLADGVLVTDDNPRTEDPSVIFDDIRAGFTAVDKVTFVAGRGQAIAQLIASASADDVIVLAGKGHEDYQEINGERHAFSDLVEADHALTAWEVAHA, encoded by the coding sequence ATGTCTCTGAGTCTGAACAAGATTTTCGCCCACGCCGGTCGTGATCTGTTGATCCGTGAACTGACCCTCGACAGCCGCAATGTGCGGGCAGGCGATTTGTTCCTCGCCGTCCCTGGCGGCAGATTCGACGGGCGTGCGCACATTGCCGACGCTTTGCAACGCGGCGCGGCTGCCGTGGCGTATGAAGTCGACGGCGCCACCGTGCTGCCGATTACCGATGTGCCGCTGATTCCGGTCAAAGGCCTGGCGGCGCAGCTGTCGGACATTGCCGGGCGCTTTTATGGCGACCCGAGCCGCCACCTGAACCTGGTCGGCGTCACCGGCACCAACGGCAAAACCAGCGTGACGCAATTGGTCGCCCAGGCGCTTGACCTGCTCGGTCAGCACTGCGGCATCGTCGGCACCTTGGGCACCGGTTTCTACGGCTCGCTGGAAAGCGGCCTGCACACCACGCCGAATCCGATTGCCGTACAAGCGACTCTCGCCGACCTGAAAAAGGCCGGGGCCAAAGCCGTTGCCATGGAAGTCTCTTCCCACGGTCTGGATCAGGGCCGCGTGACTGCGTTGGCGTTCGATGTGGCGGTGATGACCAACCTGTCCCGCGATCACCTGGACTACCACGGCACCATGCAGGCCTACGGCGAAGCCAAGGCCAAGCTGTTTGCCTGGAACGATTTGAAATGCCGGGTGATCAACCTCGACGACGAATTCGGCCGCGAGCTCGCTGCTGATAAACGTGAGTCGCGCCTGATCACCTACAGCCTGGAAAATTCCAGCGCTTACCTTTATTGCCGCGAAGCTCAGTTCGACGACGAAGGCGTGCGCGCCACGTTGGTCACGCCGCAAGGCGAGCACCATTTGCGCAGCACCTTGCTTGGTCGTTTCAACCTGAGCAACGTCCTGGCTGCGGTCGGTGCCTTGCTGGGTCTGGATTACGCGCTGGACGAAATCCTCAAGGTCTTGCCGAAACTCGAAGGCCCCGCCGGTCGCATGCAGCGCCTGGGCGGCGGTACTCAGCCGCTGGTGGTGGTCGATTACGCCCATACCCCGGATGCGCTGGAGAAAGTCTTGCTGGCCCTGCGTCCACACGCCAAAGGTCGATTGCTGTGCCTGTTCGGTTGTGGTGGTGATCGCGATCGCGGCAAGCGTCCGCTGATGGCTGAAGTGGTCGAGCGTCTGGCCGATGGCGTGCTGGTGACCGACGACAACCCGCGCACCGAAGATCCATCGGTGATTTTCGACGACATCCGCGCCGGTTTCACCGCTGTGGATAAAGTCACGTTCGTGGCGGGCCGTGGCCAGGCGATTGCGCAATTGATCGCCAGCGCTTCGGCGGATGACGTGATTGTCCTGGCCGGTAAAGGTCACGAGGACTATCAGGAAATCAACGGCGAGCGCCACGCGTTCTCCGATCTGGTCGAGGCCGATCACGCCCTGACCGCGTGGGAGGTGGCCCATGCTTAA
- a CDS encoding UDP-N-acetylmuramoyl-tripeptide--D-alanyl-D-alanine ligase — protein MLKALKLSELTGALNARLVAADASFDGVSIDSRAIKPGQLFIALTGPRFDGHDYLNDVAGKGAVAALVEREVADSTLPQLVVKDTRQALGQLGALNRAAYSNPVAAVTGSSGKTTVKEMLASILRTRGPVHATRGNLNNDLGVPLTLLELAPEHTAAVIELGASRLGEIAYTVGMTKPHVAILNNAGTAHVGEFGGPDKIVEAKGEIIEGLDADGVAVLNLDDKAFGIWKARAGSRKVLTFALNNPSADFYASDLDRDARGCPAFNLHSPEGVERVQLNLLGTHNVANAMAAAAAAHALGVSLFGIATGLGAVQPVKGRTVAQLATNGMRVIDDTYNANPTSMCAAVDILAGFSGRTVLVLGDIGELGDWAEQGHRDVGEYARGKVSALYAVGPMMAHAVNAFGPQAFHFSTQAELIEALGAEQDTNTTILIKGSRSAAMENIVAALCGSSLEKH, from the coding sequence ATGCTTAAAGCCTTGAAACTGAGCGAACTGACCGGCGCGCTGAATGCTCGTTTGGTCGCTGCCGATGCCAGTTTCGACGGTGTCAGCATCGACAGCCGCGCGATCAAGCCAGGCCAGTTGTTCATTGCCCTGACCGGTCCGCGCTTCGATGGGCATGACTATCTGAATGACGTTGCCGGTAAAGGCGCCGTCGCGGCACTGGTCGAGCGCGAAGTCGCCGACAGCACCTTGCCGCAACTCGTCGTGAAAGACACTCGCCAGGCCCTCGGCCAACTCGGCGCGCTGAACCGTGCTGCTTATAGCAACCCGGTCGCCGCAGTGACGGGTTCCAGCGGCAAGACCACGGTCAAGGAAATGCTCGCGAGCATCCTGCGCACTCGCGGTCCGGTGCATGCGACCCGTGGCAACCTGAACAACGACCTCGGCGTGCCGCTGACCTTGCTCGAACTGGCGCCGGAACACACCGCCGCCGTGATCGAACTCGGTGCTTCGCGCCTGGGTGAAATTGCCTACACCGTGGGCATGACCAAGCCCCACGTGGCCATCCTCAATAACGCCGGGACCGCTCACGTCGGTGAGTTCGGCGGGCCGGACAAAATCGTTGAAGCCAAAGGCGAGATTATCGAAGGGCTGGATGCCGATGGCGTCGCCGTTCTGAATCTCGACGACAAGGCGTTTGGCATCTGGAAGGCCCGCGCTGGCAGCCGCAAAGTGCTGACCTTCGCCCTGAACAACCCAAGTGCCGATTTCTACGCCAGCGACCTCGATCGCGATGCTCGCGGCTGCCCGGCCTTCAACCTGCACAGTCCTGAAGGTGTGGAACGGGTTCAACTGAACCTGCTCGGCACCCATAACGTCGCCAATGCCATGGCCGCTGCCGCTGCTGCGCATGCCTTGGGCGTGTCGCTGTTCGGCATCGCCACTGGCCTGGGCGCGGTTCAGCCGGTCAAGGGCCGCACCGTTGCGCAACTGGCGACCAACGGCATGCGCGTGATTGATGACACTTACAACGCGAACCCCACCTCGATGTGCGCCGCCGTTGATATACTCGCCGGCTTTTCCGGGCGCACCGTTCTGGTGCTCGGGGATATCGGCGAGTTGGGCGACTGGGCAGAGCAGGGGCACCGCGACGTGGGCGAGTACGCCCGTGGCAAGGTTTCCGCGCTTTACGCAGTCGGGCCAATGATGGCTCACGCCGTGAACGCATTTGGCCCGCAGGCCTTTCACTTCAGCACCCAGGCTGAACTGATCGAAGCCCTGGGCGCCGAGCAAGATACAAACACCACTATTTTGATCAAGGGCTCGCGTAGCGCTGCGATGGAAAACATCGTCGCCGCTTTGTGCGGGTCCAGTCTGGAGAAACATTAA
- the mraY gene encoding phospho-N-acetylmuramoyl-pentapeptide-transferase, whose translation MLLLLAEYLQQFYKGFAVFQYLTLRGILGVLTALVLSLCYGPWMIRTLQNRQIGQSVRNDGPQSHLSKSGTPTMGGALILSSIGVSTLLWADLSNRYVWTVLLVTLLFGAIGWVDDYRKVIEKNSKGLPSRWKYFWQSVFGLGAAIFLYMTAATPVETTLILPMLKDYSIPLGIGFVVLTYFVIVGSSNAVNLTDGLDGLAIMPTVMVGGGLGIFCYLSGNVKFAEYLLIPYVPGAGELIVFCGALIGAGLGFLWFNTYPAQVFMGDVGALALGAALGTIAVIVRQEIVLFIMGGVFVMETLSVVIQVASFKMTGRRVFRMAPIHHHFELKGWPEPRVIVRFWIITVILVLVGLATLKLR comes from the coding sequence ATGCTGCTGCTGTTAGCGGAGTACTTGCAACAGTTCTACAAAGGCTTCGCGGTCTTTCAGTACCTGACCCTGCGCGGGATTCTCGGTGTGCTGACCGCGCTGGTTTTGTCGCTGTGCTATGGCCCGTGGATGATCCGCACGTTGCAGAACCGTCAGATCGGCCAGTCCGTTCGTAACGACGGTCCGCAATCGCACCTGTCCAAATCCGGCACCCCGACCATGGGCGGCGCGTTGATTCTGTCGTCCATCGGCGTCAGCACTTTGCTGTGGGCTGACCTGAGCAACCGTTATGTCTGGACCGTGTTGCTGGTGACCTTGCTGTTCGGCGCCATCGGCTGGGTCGACGACTACCGCAAGGTGATCGAGAAGAACTCCAAAGGCCTTCCGAGCCGCTGGAAGTATTTCTGGCAATCGGTGTTCGGCCTCGGCGCGGCGATCTTCCTTTATATGACCGCAGCGACTCCGGTGGAAACCACCCTGATCCTGCCGATGCTCAAGGACTACAGCATTCCGCTGGGCATTGGTTTTGTGGTCCTGACCTATTTCGTGATTGTCGGTTCGAGCAACGCGGTCAACCTGACTGACGGCCTCGATGGCCTGGCGATCATGCCGACCGTGATGGTGGGCGGTGGTCTGGGGATCTTCTGCTACCTGTCCGGTAACGTGAAGTTCGCTGAATACCTGTTGATCCCTTACGTACCCGGCGCCGGTGAACTGATCGTGTTCTGCGGCGCGTTGATCGGTGCGGGCCTGGGCTTCCTCTGGTTCAACACCTATCCGGCACAAGTATTCATGGGCGACGTCGGCGCGCTGGCGCTGGGCGCAGCCTTGGGCACCATCGCGGTGATCGTCCGTCAGGAAATCGTCCTGTTCATCATGGGCGGCGTGTTCGTGATGGAAACCCTGTCGGTGGTCATCCAGGTGGCCTCCTTCAAGATGACCGGGCGCCGCGTGTTCCGCATGGCACCGATACACCACCACTTTGAACTCAAGGGCTGGCCTGAGCCGCGCGTGATCGTCCGTTTCTGGATCATCACCGTGATTCTCGTACTGGTCGGCCTTGCCACCCTGAAGCTGAGGTAG
- the murD gene encoding UDP-N-acetylmuramoyl-L-alanine--D-glutamate ligase, translating to MSLIASDHFRIVVGLGKSGMSLVRFLANRGTSFAVADTRENPPELATLKRDYPHVEVRCGELDVEFLCRADELYVSPGLALATPALQAAATRGVKLSGDIELFARNAKAPIVAISGSNAKSTVTTLVGEMAAAAGKRVAVGGNLGTPALDLLSDDVELYVMELSSFQLETTDQLNAEVATVLNVSEDHMDRYSGLPAYHLAKHRIFRGAKQFVVNRQDALSRPLMGEGQPCWTFGLSKPDFKAFGIREEDGEKYLAFEFQNLMPVRELKIRGAHNQSNALAALALGHAVGLPFDAMLSSLRTFAGLEHRCQWVRDLDGVGYYNDSKATNVGAALAAIEGLGADIDGKVVLIAGGDGKGAEFKELRDPVAANCRAVILMGRDSDKIGEAIGDAVPLIRVASLVEAVEQCRAAAHPGDVVLLSPACASFDMFKNYEDRGHQFVRAVEDLA from the coding sequence GTGTCTCTGATCGCTTCTGACCACTTCCGCATCGTTGTCGGCCTCGGCAAGAGCGGCATGTCCCTGGTTCGCTTCCTGGCGAACCGGGGCACGTCGTTTGCCGTGGCCGATACGCGGGAAAATCCACCGGAACTGGCCACGCTCAAGCGTGACTATCCGCACGTGGAAGTGCGTTGTGGCGAGCTGGACGTCGAATTCCTGTGCCGTGCCGACGAGCTCTACGTGAGCCCCGGCCTGGCGCTGGCGACCCCGGCCCTGCAGGCTGCCGCCACCCGTGGCGTGAAATTGTCCGGCGACATCGAGCTGTTCGCGCGTAACGCGAAAGCGCCAATTGTCGCCATCAGCGGTTCCAACGCGAAAAGCACCGTCACCACCCTGGTCGGCGAGATGGCCGCTGCGGCGGGCAAGCGTGTGGCGGTCGGTGGCAACCTCGGCACGCCGGCGCTGGACTTGCTCAGCGACGACGTCGAGTTGTACGTGATGGAACTGTCGAGCTTCCAGCTCGAAACCACCGATCAACTCAACGCCGAAGTGGCGACCGTGCTCAACGTCAGCGAAGACCACATGGACCGCTACAGCGGCCTGCCGGCCTATCACCTGGCCAAGCACCGGATCTTCCGCGGGGCCAAACAGTTTGTGGTCAACCGTCAGGACGCCTTGAGCCGTCCGTTGATGGGCGAGGGCCAGCCATGCTGGACCTTCGGTTTGAGCAAGCCTGATTTCAAGGCATTTGGCATCCGCGAAGAAGACGGCGAGAAGTACTTGGCCTTCGAATTCCAGAACCTGATGCCGGTGCGCGAATTGAAGATTCGTGGCGCGCATAACCAGTCCAATGCCCTCGCGGCGCTGGCGCTGGGGCATGCCGTCGGCCTGCCGTTCGATGCCATGTTGTCGAGCCTGCGCACCTTCGCTGGCCTCGAACATCGCTGCCAATGGGTCCGTGACCTGGACGGCGTGGGCTACTACAACGATTCCAAAGCCACCAACGTCGGCGCCGCACTGGCCGCCATCGAAGGCCTGGGTGCGGACATCGACGGCAAAGTCGTGCTGATCGCCGGTGGCGACGGCAAAGGTGCCGAGTTCAAGGAATTGCGTGATCCGGTGGCGGCCAACTGCCGCGCCGTGATTTTGATGGGCCGCGACTCCGACAAGATCGGTGAAGCCATTGGCGATGCCGTGCCGCTGATCCGTGTCGCTTCGCTGGTCGAAGCCGTGGAGCAATGCCGCGCCGCTGCGCACCCCGGTGACGTGGTGCTGTTGTCGCCAGCCTGCGCCAGTTTCGACATGTTCAAGAATTATGAAGACCGTGGTCACCAGTTCGTCCGCGCTGTGGAGGATCTGGCATGA
- the ftsW gene encoding putative lipid II flippase FtsW yields MSLRNIIKPYPSPIITGRGIDLDFPMLAGCLALIGLGLVMIASASTEVAAAQSGSALYYMIRHLIYIVLGLGACVITLMIPIATWQRLGWLMLLGAFGLLVMVIVPGIGREVNGSMRWIGFSFFNVQPSEIAKVFVVIYLAGYLVRRQKEVRESWMGFFKPFIVLLPMAGLLLMEPDFGATVVMMGAAAAMLFLGGVGLFRFSLMVVLAVAAVVLLIQVQPYRMARLTNFADPWADQFGAGYQLSQALIAFGRGEWLGVGLGNSVQKQFYLPEAHTDFVFSVLAEELGAVGSLCTVALFVFVCIRGMYIGYWAEKAKQFFAAYIAYGLSFLWIGQFLINIGVNVGLLPTKGLTLPFLSYGGSSLVICGACLGLLLRIEWESRTHLGSEETEFQESDFAEESTHGR; encoded by the coding sequence ATGAGCCTGCGAAATATCATCAAGCCGTATCCATCGCCGATTATCACCGGGCGCGGCATCGACCTCGACTTCCCGATGCTCGCCGGTTGCCTGGCTTTGATCGGCCTCGGGCTGGTGATGATCGCCTCGGCATCGACCGAAGTCGCCGCCGCGCAGTCGGGCAGCGCGCTGTATTACATGATTCGCCACTTGATTTATATCGTGCTGGGCCTGGGCGCCTGCGTCATCACCCTGATGATCCCGATCGCCACCTGGCAGCGCCTGGGCTGGCTGATGCTGTTGGGCGCCTTCGGTTTGCTGGTGATGGTGATCGTCCCGGGGATCGGTCGTGAAGTGAACGGTTCGATGCGCTGGATCGGTTTCAGCTTCTTCAACGTTCAACCGTCCGAGATCGCCAAGGTGTTCGTGGTGATCTACCTCGCCGGTTATCTGGTGCGTCGCCAGAAAGAAGTGCGCGAAAGCTGGATGGGCTTCTTCAAGCCGTTCATCGTTCTGCTGCCAATGGCTGGCCTGTTGCTGATGGAGCCGGACTTCGGTGCCACCGTCGTAATGATGGGCGCAGCGGCGGCGATGCTGTTCCTTGGCGGGGTCGGGCTGTTCCGGTTCTCCTTGATGGTGGTGCTCGCGGTCGCGGCGGTGGTGCTGTTGATTCAAGTGCAGCCGTATCGAATGGCGCGTCTGACCAACTTCGCCGACCCATGGGCCGACCAGTTCGGCGCCGGCTATCAGTTGTCCCAAGCCTTGATCGCGTTTGGTCGCGGCGAATGGCTGGGCGTTGGCCTGGGTAACAGCGTGCAGAAACAGTTCTACCTGCCGGAAGCCCACACCGACTTCGTGTTCTCGGTGTTGGCTGAAGAGCTGGGTGCCGTGGGTTCGCTGTGCACGGTCGCGCTGTTCGTCTTTGTGTGTATTCGCGGCATGTACATCGGCTATTGGGCCGAGAAGGCCAAGCAATTCTTCGCCGCCTACATTGCCTACGGTTTGTCGTTCCTGTGGATTGGTCAGTTCCTGATCAACATCGGCGTGAACGTCGGCCTGCTGCCGACCAAAGGTTTGACCCTGCCGTTCCTCAGTTATGGCGGCAGTTCGTTGGTGATCTGTGGTGCCTGTCTGGGCTTGTTGCTGCGCATCGAGTGGGAGAGTCGAACCCACCTGGGCAGCGAAGAGACCGAGTTCCAGGAAAGCGACTTCGCCGAGGAGTCGACCCATGGGCGCTAA
- the murG gene encoding undecaprenyldiphospho-muramoylpentapeptide beta-N-acetylglucosaminyltransferase encodes MGANVLIMAGGTGGHVFPALACAREFQARGYTVHWLGTPRGIENDLVPAAGLELHRINASGLRGKGKLSLLKAPFMLLKSVWQARAIIRRLRPVCVVGFGGYVTGPGGVAAKLSGVPVIVHEQNAVAGTANRLLMPLAARVCEAFPDTFTLSDSRRTTGNPVRTELFLETPRPALAGRKARLLILGGSLGAEPLNKLLPEALSQVAVDLRPEVFHQAGKNHDEVTAQRYREAGVEAQVQPFIKDMAQAYGWADLVVCRAGALTISELAAAGLPSMLVPLPHAIDDHQTRNAEYLAREGAAFLMPQRTTGAADLAARLTEVLMQPQRLNDMANAARRLAKPDATRNVVDTCLEVAHG; translated from the coding sequence ATGGGCGCTAACGTATTGATCATGGCGGGCGGCACCGGTGGACACGTGTTCCCGGCACTGGCCTGCGCGCGCGAATTCCAGGCCCGCGGCTACACCGTGCATTGGCTCGGTACACCGCGCGGCATCGAAAACGATCTGGTCCCGGCGGCCGGTCTCGAACTGCATCGCATCAACGCCAGCGGATTGCGCGGCAAGGGCAAGCTGTCGCTGCTCAAGGCGCCGTTCATGTTGCTGAAGTCGGTCTGGCAGGCGCGGGCGATCATTCGCCGGTTGCGGCCGGTGTGCGTGGTCGGCTTCGGTGGTTATGTGACCGGCCCTGGTGGCGTCGCGGCCAAACTGTCCGGCGTGCCAGTGATCGTTCACGAGCAGAACGCCGTGGCCGGTACCGCCAATCGGTTGCTTATGCCGTTGGCCGCCCGAGTCTGTGAAGCGTTCCCCGACACCTTTACCCTGTCGGACAGCCGTCGGACCACCGGTAATCCGGTGCGCACCGAGCTGTTCCTCGAAACACCGCGACCAGCCCTGGCCGGTCGCAAGGCGCGTTTGCTGATCCTGGGCGGAAGCCTGGGCGCAGAACCGTTGAACAAGTTGCTGCCTGAAGCCCTGTCGCAAGTCGCCGTCGACCTGCGCCCGGAAGTGTTCCATCAGGCTGGCAAAAATCACGATGAAGTGACTGCGCAGCGCTATCGCGAGGCTGGCGTCGAGGCGCAAGTGCAGCCTTTCATCAAAGACATGGCTCAAGCCTATGGCTGGGCCGACCTGGTGGTGTGCCGTGCAGGCGCATTGACCATCAGTGAACTGGCCGCCGCCGGTCTGCCCTCGATGCTGGTGCCTTTGCCCCACGCCATCGACGATCACCAGACCCGCAACGCCGAATATTTGGCCCGTGAAGGCGCTGCCTTCCTGATGCCGCAAAGAACGACTGGCGCCGCAGATCTTGCCGCGCGCCTGACAGAGGTCCTGATGCAACCGCAACGACTCAATGACATGGCCAACGCGGCCCGCCGTCTGGCGAAACCCGATGCAACCCGTAACGTCGTCGACACCTGCCTGGAGGTGGCCCATGGTTGA
- the murC gene encoding UDP-N-acetylmuramate--L-alanine ligase, with translation MVENQKAMPHPEMRRIRRIHFVGIGGVGMCGIAEVLLNLGYEVSGSDLKASPVTERLESFGAHIYIGHRAENAANADVLVTSSAVNTSNPEVATALERRIPVVPRAEMLAELMRYRHGIAVAGTHGKTTTTSLIASVFAAGGLDPTFVIGGRLNAAGTNAQLGTSRYLIAEADESDASFLHLQPLVAVVTNIDADHMATYDGDFNKLKKTFVEFLHNLPFYGLAVVCLDDPVVREILPLVKRPTVTYGFGDDCDVRAINVRQQGMQTFFTVLRPEREPLDVSVNMPGNHNVLNALATICIASDEGVSDEAIVQGLSGFQGVGRRFQVYGELPVDGGSVMLVDDYGHHPTEVAAVIKAVRGGWPERRLVMVYQPHRYSRTRDLYDDFVNVLADANVLLLMEVYPAGEEPIPGADSRKLCNSIRQRGQLDPIYIERGVDLAPIVKPLLRAGDILLCQGAGDIGGLAPKLLNSPLFVGAVAAPAVGKLK, from the coding sequence ATGGTTGAGAATCAGAAAGCCATGCCGCACCCGGAAATGCGCCGCATCCGTCGCATCCACTTCGTCGGTATCGGCGGCGTGGGCATGTGCGGTATCGCCGAAGTGTTGTTGAACCTGGGCTATGAAGTGTCCGGTTCCGACCTCAAAGCTTCGCCGGTGACCGAGCGCCTGGAATCTTTCGGTGCGCACATCTATATCGGCCACCGTGCCGAGAACGCCGCGAACGCCGATGTGCTGGTGACGTCCAGTGCCGTGAACACTTCCAACCCGGAAGTCGCCACCGCTCTGGAACGCCGGATTCCGGTGGTACCGCGTGCCGAAATGCTTGCCGAGCTGATGCGCTATCGCCACGGCATCGCCGTCGCCGGTACCCATGGCAAAACCACTACCACCAGCCTGATCGCTTCGGTGTTCGCGGCCGGTGGCCTGGACCCGACGTTCGTGATCGGTGGTCGTCTGAATGCCGCGGGCACCAATGCCCAGCTCGGCACCAGCCGCTACCTGATCGCCGAAGCCGACGAAAGCGATGCGAGTTTCCTGCACTTGCAGCCGTTGGTGGCCGTGGTCACCAACATTGACGCCGACCACATGGCGACCTACGACGGTGACTTCAACAAACTGAAGAAAACCTTCGTCGAGTTCCTGCACAACCTGCCGTTCTACGGTTTGGCCGTGGTGTGCCTGGACGATCCGGTGGTGCGTGAAATCCTGCCGCTGGTCAAACGCCCGACGGTCACCTATGGCTTTGGCGACGACTGCGACGTGCGCGCGATCAATGTGCGCCAGCAAGGCATGCAGACCTTCTTCACGGTCCTGCGTCCTGAGCGCGAGCCGCTGGATGTCTCGGTGAACATGCCGGGCAACCACAACGTATTGAACGCCCTGGCGACCATCTGCATTGCCTCTGACGAGGGCGTCAGCGATGAAGCCATCGTTCAGGGTCTGTCCGGGTTCCAGGGTGTCGGCCGACGCTTCCAGGTCTACGGCGAACTGCCGGTAGACGGCGGCAGCGTGATGCTGGTGGACGACTACGGTCACCACCCGACCGAAGTCGCCGCAGTGATCAAAGCCGTACGCGGTGGCTGGCCGGAGCGTCGCCTGGTGATGGTTTACCAGCCGCATCGCTACAGCCGCACACGCGACCTGTACGACGATTTCGTCAATGTCCTGGCCGATGCCAACGTCCTGCTGCTGATGGAAGTCTATCCGGCCGGCGAAGAGCCGATCCCGGGTGCCGACAGTCGCAAGCTGTGCAACAGCATCCGCCAGCGCGGTCAGCTGGACCCGATCTACATCGAGCGCGGTGTCGACCTCGCGCCAATCGTCAAGCCGCTGCTGCGTGCCGGCGACATCCTGCTGTGCCAGGGCGCCGGTGATATCGGCGGTCTCGCACCGAAATTGTTGAACAGTCCGTTGTTCGTGGGCGCGGTTGCCGCGCCTGCCGTGGGGAAGTTGAAATGA
- a CDS encoding D-alanine--D-alanine ligase, whose amino-acid sequence MTAAYANLVSTLAPKDFGRVAVLFGGKSAEREVSLKSGNAVLEALQSAGVDAFGLDVGDDLLQRLLNEKIDRAFIILHGRGGEDGSMQGLLECLGIPYTGSGILASALAMDKLRTKQVWHSLGIPTPRHAVLSSEADCISAATELGFPLIVKPAHEGSSIGMAKVTSASELIDAWKAASTYDSQVLVEQWIQGPEFTIATLRDQVLPPIALGTTHSFYDYDAKYVASDTQYRIPCGLDSTKEKELMDLTAKACEALGIAGWGRADVMQDADGQFWFLEVNTAPGMTDHSLVPMAARAAGLDFQQLVLAILAASIAGNNEPRG is encoded by the coding sequence ATGACTGCTGCATACGCCAACCTCGTCTCCACCCTCGCGCCGAAAGACTTCGGCCGCGTCGCCGTGCTGTTCGGCGGCAAGAGTGCCGAGCGTGAGGTGTCCCTGAAGTCGGGCAATGCGGTTCTCGAAGCGCTGCAAAGCGCCGGTGTGGACGCGTTCGGCCTCGACGTGGGCGATGACCTGCTGCAGCGTCTGCTCAACGAAAAAATCGATCGCGCCTTCATCATTCTCCACGGTCGTGGCGGTGAAGACGGCAGCATGCAAGGCCTGCTCGAATGCCTGGGCATTCCCTACACCGGTAGCGGCATCCTGGCCTCGGCACTGGCCATGGACAAACTGCGCACCAAACAGGTCTGGCACAGCCTCGGGATTCCGACGCCACGCCACGCGGTACTGAGCTCTGAAGCCGATTGTATTTCGGCGGCGACGGAACTGGGCTTCCCTTTGATCGTCAAACCGGCCCATGAAGGTTCAAGTATCGGGATGGCCAAAGTGACTTCCGCGTCTGAGTTGATCGACGCATGGAAAGCGGCCAGTACCTACGATTCGCAAGTGTTGGTCGAGCAATGGATTCAAGGTCCGGAGTTCACCATCGCCACCCTGCGTGACCAGGTGTTGCCACCGATTGCCCTGGGCACGACGCACAGTTTCTACGACTACGACGCCAAGTACGTGGCTTCCGATACCCAGTACCGGATTCCCTGTGGCCTGGACAGCACCAAAGAAAAAGAACTGATGGACCTGACGGCGAAAGCCTGTGAGGCGCTGGGTATCGCCGGTTGGGGCAGGGCAGACGTGATGCAGGACGCCGACGGGCAGTTCTGGTTTCTCGAAGTCAACACCGCACCGGGCATGACCGATCACAGTCTGGTGCCAATGGCGGCCCGTGCCGCCGGCCTGGATTTCCAGCAACTGGTTCTGGCGATTCTGGCCGCCAGCATTGCCGGCAACAACGAGCCGCGAGGTTAA